In the genome of Rhodoferax sp. BAB1, one region contains:
- a CDS encoding response regulator, with product MPLILAVDDSPSMRKMVSFTLSGAGYQVVEAVDGQDAYEKAQAQTFDLVLTDQNMPRLDGLGLTRKLREHPNFKTTPILMLTTESSDLMKQAGRAAGATGWLVKPFDPARLLEVIKKVIK from the coding sequence ATGCCACTGATACTCGCTGTTGACGATTCACCCTCGATGCGCAAGATGGTTTCCTTCACCCTGTCGGGTGCGGGGTACCAGGTGGTGGAGGCCGTCGACGGGCAGGATGCCTATGAAAAGGCCCAGGCCCAGACCTTCGACCTGGTGCTGACCGACCAGAACATGCCCCGGCTGGATGGCCTGGGGCTGACGCGCAAGTTGCGTGAGCACCCCAATTTCAAGACCACGCCGATCCTGATGCTCACCACGGAATCGAGTGACCTGATGAAGCAGGCTGGTCGCGCTGCTGGAGCCACCGGCTGGCTGGTCAAGCCCTTCGACCCGGCGCGGCTGCTCGAGGTCATCAAGAAAGTCATCAAGTAA
- a CDS encoding chemotaxis protein CheW — MAEGHQETGGGDSFDLSQFYQIFFEEAGENLDLMEQMLLNLNLETADDEELNGIFRCAHSVKGGAATFGFADVAELTHQMESLLDRLRRHELQPNPMMVDVLLESADASRVLLARHQTGDTGEPPSNADLVRRISELAAGGTPAPVAAPAPVPVVVAAAPAPVAPAPAPAPAAAQAGSRQLEIRMGPLDRLDQVDGIKDLFRDIVGLGSVTEVASDRADTRVFHASTSSSNDDLLDLFAFHVAREQVSIREMEAAAPAAGSWTDRDDPPPGAPVAAAPGFGFFEGAPGVPNGVASAPVETTEARPVVAKAGAAKPAPSQVAAQPEAATIRVAINKVDQLINLVGELVITQAMLAQNSQALDPAANQQLMAGLADLDRNTRDLQESVMSIRMIPMSIVFSRFPRMLRDLANKLGKKVEFVTQGEATELDKGLVEKITDPLTHLVRNSCDHGIELPADRIAAGKPEIGTITLSAAHQGGSIVIEVRDDGRGLSREKILKKARERGLDVSDQMSDGDVWQLIFAPGFSTAEVVTDVSGRGVGMDVVKKNIAALNGTVEIDSSEGYGMRVSVRLPLTLAIMDGMSVGVGDEVYILPLSSVVESFQVKDDAVNTVAQGSRLVKVREEYMPVIELEKVFQVPRYDAGKSSDIMVVVEAEGSRVALLVDELLGQQQVVVKNLETNYRKVPNVSGATILGDGKVALILDTSTLVRRSRH; from the coding sequence ATGGCCGAGGGACACCAGGAAACCGGCGGAGGTGACTCATTCGATCTGAGTCAGTTCTACCAGATCTTTTTCGAGGAGGCGGGCGAAAACCTGGACCTCATGGAGCAGATGCTGCTCAATCTGAATCTGGAGACCGCTGACGACGAGGAGCTCAACGGCATCTTCCGTTGCGCGCACTCCGTCAAGGGGGGCGCGGCCACCTTCGGCTTCGCGGATGTGGCCGAGCTGACGCACCAGATGGAGTCCCTGCTGGACCGCTTGCGCCGGCATGAATTGCAGCCCAACCCCATGATGGTGGATGTGCTGCTCGAGTCCGCCGATGCCTCGCGTGTGCTGCTGGCGCGTCACCAAACCGGCGATACCGGCGAGCCGCCTTCCAACGCCGATCTGGTGCGCCGCATCAGCGAGCTGGCGGCAGGCGGCACGCCGGCGCCGGTGGCTGCACCCGCTCCCGTACCGGTGGTGGTGGCTGCGGCCCCTGCCCCCGTGGCGCCTGCCCCGGCACCTGCGCCGGCTGCAGCCCAGGCAGGATCGCGCCAGCTGGAGATCCGCATGGGTCCGCTGGACCGCCTCGACCAGGTGGACGGCATCAAGGACCTGTTCCGCGATATCGTCGGCCTGGGTTCGGTGACCGAGGTGGCCAGCGACCGTGCGGATACGCGGGTGTTTCATGCCTCGACGTCGTCCAGCAATGATGATCTGCTGGATCTGTTCGCCTTCCATGTTGCGCGCGAGCAGGTGAGCATTCGTGAAATGGAGGCGGCTGCGCCTGCCGCCGGGTCCTGGACGGACCGGGACGATCCGCCGCCCGGCGCCCCCGTGGCGGCCGCGCCGGGTTTTGGATTTTTCGAAGGGGCTCCGGGGGTACCGAATGGTGTGGCGTCCGCACCGGTCGAGACGACCGAGGCCAGGCCTGTCGTTGCCAAGGCTGGCGCGGCCAAGCCGGCGCCCAGCCAGGTCGCGGCCCAGCCGGAGGCGGCTACCATCCGCGTGGCCATCAACAAGGTGGACCAGTTGATCAATCTGGTGGGCGAACTGGTCATTACCCAGGCCATGCTGGCCCAGAACAGCCAGGCGCTGGATCCGGCGGCCAATCAGCAGTTGATGGCGGGGTTGGCCGACCTGGACCGCAATACCCGCGATCTGCAGGAATCGGTGATGTCGATCCGCATGATCCCGATGTCCATCGTGTTCAGCCGTTTCCCGCGCATGCTGCGCGACCTGGCCAACAAGCTGGGCAAGAAGGTCGAGTTCGTGACCCAGGGTGAAGCGACCGAGTTGGACAAGGGGCTGGTCGAGAAGATCACCGATCCGCTGACCCACTTGGTGCGCAACAGCTGTGACCACGGCATCGAGTTGCCGGCCGACCGCATCGCGGCCGGCAAGCCGGAGATCGGCACCATCACCCTGTCGGCGGCCCACCAGGGCGGCTCCATCGTGATCGAGGTGCGCGACGATGGCCGTGGCCTGTCGCGCGAGAAGATCCTGAAGAAGGCGCGCGAGCGTGGCTTGGACGTTTCCGACCAGATGTCCGATGGCGACGTCTGGCAGCTGATCTTTGCGCCGGGTTTCTCCACCGCCGAGGTGGTGACCGACGTGTCCGGCCGCGGTGTCGGCATGGACGTGGTCAAGAAGAACATCGCTGCGCTCAACGGTACGGTCGAGATCGACTCGTCCGAAGGGTATGGCATGCGCGTGTCGGTGCGCCTGCCGCTGACCCTGGCCATCATGGATGGCATGTCGGTCGGCGTGGGTGATGAGGTCTACATCCTGCCGCTGTCCTCCGTCGTCGAATCCTTCCAGGTCAAGGACGATGCCGTCAACACCGTGGCCCAGGGCTCGCGCCTGGTCAAGGTGCGTGAAGAGTACATGCCCGTGATCGAACTGGAGAAGGTGTTCCAGGTGCCGCGTTACGATGCTGGCAAGTCCAGCGACATCATGGTGGTGGTGGAAGCCGAGGGTAGCCGGGTGGCTTTGCTGGTGGATGAGCTGCTGGGCCAGCAGCAGGTCGTGGTGAAGAACCTGGAAACCAATTACCGCAAGGTTCCGAACGTATCGGGCGCCACCATCCTGGGTGACGGCAAGGTGGCGCTCATTCTGGATACCAGCACCCTGGTGCGGCGTTCACGGCATTGA
- a CDS encoding CheR family methyltransferase: MEKAARSSRAGADRESTAEIAGGDVQAREFSWTQADFTRVQALIYQRAGISLHDGKHAMVYSRLSRRLRDTGYQNFRDYLSWLESHDGPEWQEFVNALTTNLTSFFREQHHFEILAEHLKSRPANTPWRVWCNAASTGEEPYSIIMTALDALGPQANFKLWASDIDSKVLATAARAVYRQDSIKGVDMARLQRFFLRGKGNNEGFLRVKPELQRMVEFLSVNLIRDDWPFREPFDIVFCRNVMIYFDAPTQRSVLERIHRVMKPGSLLFVGHSENFNESRDLFVLRGKTVYERR; encoded by the coding sequence ATGGAAAAAGCAGCCAGGAGTTCAAGAGCGGGCGCAGACCGGGAGAGCACGGCGGAGATCGCCGGAGGCGATGTGCAGGCCAGGGAATTCAGCTGGACACAAGCCGACTTTACCCGTGTCCAGGCCCTGATCTACCAGCGCGCCGGCATCAGCCTGCACGACGGCAAGCATGCCATGGTGTACAGCCGGCTGTCGCGCCGTTTGCGCGACACCGGGTACCAGAATTTTCGGGACTACCTGAGCTGGCTGGAGTCCCACGACGGGCCCGAGTGGCAGGAATTCGTCAATGCCTTGACGACCAATCTGACGTCATTCTTTCGTGAGCAGCATCATTTCGAGATCCTGGCCGAACATCTGAAGTCCCGCCCTGCGAACACGCCCTGGCGTGTCTGGTGCAATGCGGCATCGACCGGCGAGGAGCCCTATTCCATCATCATGACGGCGCTGGATGCCCTGGGTCCCCAGGCCAACTTCAAGCTCTGGGCCAGCGACATCGACTCCAAGGTGCTGGCCACCGCCGCGCGAGCTGTCTACCGACAGGACTCCATCAAGGGCGTCGACATGGCCCGCCTGCAGCGCTTTTTCCTGCGTGGCAAGGGCAACAACGAGGGCTTTCTGCGCGTCAAGCCCGAGCTGCAGCGCATGGTGGAATTCCTGAGCGTCAACCTGATACGCGATGACTGGCCCTTTCGAGAGCCGTTCGACATCGTGTTCTGCCGTAACGTCATGATCTATTTTGATGCCCCGACCCAGCGCAGTGTGCTGGAGCGCATTCACCGGGTCATGAAGCCGGGCAGCTTGCTGTTTGTGGGTCACTCGGAGAATTTCAATGAGTCGCGCGATCTGTTTGTCCTGCGCGGAAAGACGGTCTATGAGCGCCGCTGA
- a CDS encoding chemotaxis protein CheW, protein MSETDQSDKVASGPREYLTFRLDQEEYGIDILKVQEIRGYEKPTRIANAPEFIKGVVNLRGTIVPIIDMRLKFNCAKAEYNSFTVVIILNLHNRIVGIVVDSVSDVMELAPENLKAAPDIDSSIESSAVVGLGSVGDRMLILLDIEKLMSSDDMGLMSAEA, encoded by the coding sequence ATGAGTGAGACAGATCAGAGCGACAAGGTGGCGTCGGGACCGCGTGAATACCTGACATTTCGGCTGGATCAGGAAGAATACGGCATCGACATCCTCAAGGTGCAGGAAATCCGGGGCTACGAAAAGCCGACACGCATAGCCAATGCCCCCGAGTTCATCAAGGGCGTGGTCAATTTGCGCGGCACCATCGTGCCCATCATCGACATGCGCCTGAAGTTCAACTGCGCGAAGGCCGAGTACAACAGTTTCACGGTGGTCATCATCCTGAATCTGCACAACCGTATCGTCGGCATCGTCGTTGACTCGGTCAGTGACGTGATGGAGCTGGCACCGGAGAACCTGAAGGCCGCGCCCGACATTGACAGCTCGATCGAAAGCTCGGCCGTGGTCGGCCTGGGTTCGGTGGGTGACCGCATGCTGATCCTGCTCGACATCGAGAAGCTCATGTCCAGCGACGACATGGGTCTGATGTCTGCCGAGGCCTGA